A portion of the Meleagris gallopavo isolate NT-WF06-2002-E0010 breed Aviagen turkey brand Nicholas breeding stock chromosome 16, Turkey_5.1, whole genome shotgun sequence genome contains these proteins:
- the TNRC6A gene encoding trinucleotide repeat-containing gene 6A protein isoform X3, whose protein sequence is MEERKKRKEDKKKKEAAQKKAIEQKIKVPEQTKTSVSQPQPVTSNGTSTATSTNNNAKRATANNQQQQTLPRYPPREVPPRFRHQEQKQLLKRGQQLPVIAANLGSTPKVLNGQSGGSTVTTKQPVTNGEVPNSSKKQPDLNHSGLGSHYENSHWGPVSSNSESSTNWDKVIVDGSDKEAWPSITGSDPELTSECMDTDSASSSGSERNLIIMASGSTGGENDGIRNGIGHGSQNKFVVGSNSNNVGNGSINGPWGLSHGTIISTCQVSVDAPDSKSESSNNRMNAWGTINSSSNGGLNPSTLNSNGNHGAWPVLENNGHALKGSVGSGNSGTNIQCSTIGQISNSQSINSKVGGSAHGSWGGLQENCDSEVNGTRKVSFSGQPQNLNTEMNGPNNTTNFMTSSLPNSAGSAQINELPNNTGHGAWRVSTMNHSQIQASPVTNGTSISHLSNGEAKNGGSYGTTWGAYGSNYSGDKCSGPNSQANGDTVNATLMQSGISGPGSTNFQINGNKGGGVWEAGTVNSQNMPWGSGNGASAGGSRRGWGNPAQNTGTNISNGEWSKLPSNQHSNDSVNGNTRKFTNGWKSTEEDDLNSQSSAVSQITEQNSAWAKTGTGDGEGSTESTGCHEDRVATEGQNRERRKVDQHALLQSIVNRTDLDPRVLSNSGWGQTPIKQNTAWDTETSPRGERKTDNGTEAWGGSVTQTSSSGGCVDRPSPNNNDTSSVSGWGDPKSATRWGDSKGSNSQGGWEEDSAATVMVKSNQSWGSGKEEKSSWNDTQKMKQGWVEGQKASQGWAVSASDSWGENSRSNHWGETKKSSSGGSDSDRSVSGWNEPGKSNSVTWGGSSNTNPNNSSGWDEPAKSNQNQGWGDPPKSNQPQGWGDSSKPINSPEWNKQDVGSWGAPSATNKPPGSGWLGGPMPAPAKEEEPTGWEEPSPESIRRKMEIDDGTSAWGDPSKYNYKNVNMWNKNVPNSSSSSDQQAQVHQQLLSSSAMSSKESSSGSGWGEPSTPATTVDNGTSAWGKPMDTGTSWGEPISDAGGTSGWGNASLGQQAPNKPGPKSMQDSWCGDDMPLTGSRQTSWEEEEDVEIGMWNSSSSQEANTSLNWPPYMKKMPTKGIMKGGNKQDEAWINPFIKQFTNLSFSRESPEETIQSNKMDMSGGILQDKRMEIDKHGLNVGDYNRVVGKGPGSRPQISKESSMDRSPYFDKDGIVADESQNMQFMSNQNMKLPPSNSALPNQALGSLAGLGMQNLNSVRQNGNPSVFGVGNIAAQPRSMQQPPAQPLNSSQPNPRAQVPPPLLSPQVPVSLLKYAPNSGGLSPLFGPQQVAMLNQLSQLNQLSQISQLQRLLAQQQKVQNQRSMPSGGRQQQEQQGRSLSMQQQMMQQSRQLDPNLLMKQQTPPSQQQSLHQPTMKSFLENVIPHATPELQKGPSPINSFSSFPIGFSPISTSEIPGMNSNLNVNMDMSSIKEPQQSRLRKWTTVDSISVNTSLEQNSSKHGAISSGFRLEESPFVPYDFMNSSTSPASPPGSIGDGWPRAKSPNGSSSVNWPPEFRPGEPWKGYPNIDPETDPYVTPGSVINNLSINTVREVDHLRDRNSGSSSSLNTTLPSTSAWSSIRASNYNVSLSSTAQSTSVARNSDSKSTWSPGSVTNTSLAHELWKVPLPPKSITAPSRPPPGLTGQKPPLSTWDNSLRLGGGWGNSDARYTPGSSWGESSSGRITNWLVLKNLTPQIDGSTLRTLCMQHGPLITFHLNLPHGNALVRYSSKEEVVKAQKSLHMCVLGNTTILAEFASEEEISRFFAQGQSLTPSPGWQSLGSSQNRLGSIDGSHSFSNRNDLNHWNGAGLSGTSSGDLHGTSLWGSPSYSTSLWGTPSSNDTRGISSPSPINTFLSVDHLGGGGESM, encoded by the exons TGCCAGAACAAACCAAGACAAGTGTAAGCCAGCCTCAGCCTGTCACCTCTAACGGCACTTCCACAGCAACCAGCACTAATAATAATGCCAAGCGGGCCACAGCCAAcaatcagcagcagcaaaccTTGCCTCGATACCCTCCTCGTGAAGTACCACCGCGATTTCGACACCAGGAACAGAAACAGCTTCTGAAACGAGGTCAGCAGTTACCAGTTATAGCTGCAAACCTGGGATCTACTCCTAAAGTATTAAACGGCCAGTCAGGAGGCAGCACTGTCACAACCAAACAGCCGGTGACCAACGGAGAAGTGCCgaacagcagcaaaaaacagCCAG ATCTGAACCACAGTGGTCTAGGATCCCATTATGAAAATTCTCACTGGGGACCAGTCTCTTCAAATAGTGAATCCAGCACAAACTGGGATAAAGTTATTGTAGACGGCTCTGACAAAGAAGCATGGCCATCAATCACTGGCAGTGACCCAGAGTTGACATCAGAATGTATGGACACTGACTCTGCCTCTAGCTCTGGGTCAGAGAGAAACCTCATTATAATGGCTTCAGGGAGCACAGGTGGTGAAAATGATGGCATTCGAAATGGCATCGGACATGGTTCTCAAAATAAGTTTGTGGTTGGTAGCAACAGCAATAATGTGGGCAATGGAAGTATTAATGGGCCATGGGGTTTATCCCATGGGACCATAATAAGCACATGTCAAGTTTCTGTGGATGCTCCTGACAGCAAATCTGAAAGTAGCAACAATAGAATGAATGCTTGGGGCACCATAAACTCTTCATCAAATGGAGGGTTAAATCCAAGCACTTTGAATTCAAATGGCAACCATGGTGCCTGGCCTGTATTGGAGAACAATGGACATGCCCTGAAAGGGTCTGTAGGGAGTGGTAATTCTGGCACAAATATTCAGTGCAGTACCATAGGTCAGATATCTAACAGTCAGAGTATTAACTCTAAAGTGGGTGGTTCAGCCCATGGTTCCTGGGGAGGCCTTCAGGAAAATTGTGATTCTGAAGTAAATGGTACAAGGAAGGTTTCATTCAGTGGGCAACCTCAAAACCttaacactgaaatgaatggaCCAAATAACACTACTAACTTTATGACCTCTAGTTTACCAAACTCTGCTGGTTCAGCGCAGATTAACGAACTGCCTAATAATACAGGGCATGGGGCCTGGCGTGTGAGCACAATGAATCATTCTCAGATTCAGGCCTCTCCAGTTACAAATGGCACTTCCATTTCTCACCTTAGCAATGGTGAGGCGAAAAATGGTGGATCTTATGGTACTACATGGGGTGCCTATGGTTCTAATTACTCTGGAGACAAATGTTCAGGCCCAAACAGCCAAGCTAATGGTGACACTGTGAATGCAACTCTAATGCAGTCAGGCATTAGTGGGCCTGGCAGCACTAACTTTCAAATCAACGGGAATAAAGGAGGAGGGGTGTGGGAAGCAGGGACAGTCAACTCCCAGAATATGCCATGGGGAAGTGGAAATGGTGCAAGTGCTGGCGGAAGTAGAAGAGGATGGGGCAACCCTGCACAAAACACTGGCACTAACATTTCAAATGGTGAATGGAGTAAACTGCCTAGTAATCAGCATTCCAATGACAGTGTAAATGGAAATACCAGGAAGTTTACAAATGGATGGAAATCTACTGAAGAGGATGACCTTAACAGCCAGAGTTCTGCTGTGTCTCAGATAACTGAGCAGAATAGCGCGTGGGCCAAAACAGGTACAGGGGACGGAGAAGGTAGTACAGAGAGCACTGGATGCCATGAAGATAGAGTAGCTACAGAAGGACAGAATCgagagagaagaaaagttgACCAGCATGCATTACTCCAAAGTATAGTAAACAGAACTGACTTAGATCCACGTGTCCTTTCCAATTCTGGTTGGGGACAGACTCCGATCAAACAGAACACTGCCTGGGATACCGAAACATCACCAAGAGGTGAAAGAAAAACTGACAATGGGACAGAGGCCTGGGGAGGCTCTGTGACACAGACTTCTAGCTCAGGGGGATGTGTGGATAGACCTAGCCCTAATAATAATGATACCTCATCTGTATCAGGGTGGGGAGATCCAAAGTCTGCTACAAGGTGGGGAGACTCCAAAGGGTCAAATAGCCAAGGGGGGTGGGAAGAGGATTCTGCTGCTACAGTAATGGTCAAGAGCAATCAATCATGGGGAAGTGGCAAAGAGGAAAAGTCATCTTGGAATGACACGCAGAAGATGAAACAGGGATGGGTAGAAGGACAGAAGGCCAGCCAGGGTTGGGCTGTTTCTGCCAGTGACAGCTGGGGTGAAAATTCAAGAAGTAACCATTGGGGTGAGACTAAGAAATCCAGTTCAGGAGGTAGCGACAGTGACAGATCAGTATCTGGTTGGAATGAGCCAGGTAAATCAAATTCTGTTACTTGGGGAGGTAGTAGTAATACAAACCCAAATAATTCTTCAGGATGGGATGAGCCTGCAAAGTCTAATCAGAACCAGGGCTGGGGAGACCCTCCTAAATCCAATCAGCCTCAAGGTTGGGGGGATTCATCAAAGCCAATCAACTCTCCAGAATGGAACAAACAAGATGTTGGATCTTGGGGAGCACCGTCTGCCACCAATAAACCACCGGGCTCAGGCTGGCTGGGGGGACCAATGCCAGCTCCAGCAAAGGAAGAGGAACCCACTGGCTGGGAGGAGCCATCCCCTGAATCAATACGCCGCAAAATGGAAATTGATGATGGAACTTCTGCTTGGGGTGATCCGAGCAAATACAACTACAAAAATGTGAATATGTGGAATAAAAATGTCCCAAACAGTAGCAGCAGTTCAGACCAGCAAGCACAGGTACATCAGCAGCTACTGTCTTCAAGTGCCATGTCTAGCAAGGAGAGCAGTTCGGGTTCTG GTTGGGGAGAGCCTTCTACTCCAGCCACTACTGTAGATAACGGAACGTCAGCGTGGGGTAAGCCCATGGATACTGGTACTAGCTGGGGAGAACCCATCAGCGACGCAGGAGGCACCTCTGGCTGGGGAAACGCTTCTCTTGGTCAACAGGCTCCAAATAAACCTG GGCCTAAATCTATGCAAGATAGTTGGTGTGGAGATGATATGCCATTGACAGGCAGTCGTCAGACCAgctgggaggaagaagaggatgTAGAGATTGGAATGTGGAACAGCAGTTCTTCACAAGAAGCTAACACATCTTTGAACTGGCCACCCTATATGAAGAAAATGCCCACAAAG gGAATAATGAAAGGTGGAAATAAGCAAGATGAAGCATGGATCAATCCATTCATTAAGCAATTCACAAATCTCAGTTTTTCA AGAGAATCACCAGAAGAAACCATACAGAGCAATAAGATGGACATGTCTGGag GGATATTGCAAGATAAGAGAATGGAGATTGATAAGCATGGCCTCAATGTTGGAGATTACAATCGTGTGGTTGGAAAAGGCCCTGGTTCTCGTCCTCAGATTTCCAAAGAGTCTTCCATGGATCGCAGTCCTTATTTTGATAAG GATGGCATTGTAGCAGACGAGTCCCAAAACATGCAGTTTATGTCCAATCAAAACATGAAGCTTCCCCCTTCAAATAGTGCACTACCTAACCAAGCCCTTGGCTCCCTGGCAGGGCTGGGTATGCAAAACTTGAATTCTGTTAGACAG AATGGCAATCCCAGTGTGTTTGGTGTTGGTAATatagcagcacagcccaggagcATGCAGCAGCCTCCAGCACAACCTCTTAATTCATCTCAGCCTAATCCACGTGCTCAAGTGCCTCCTCCATTACTATCCCCTCAG GTTCCGGTATCATTACTGAAGTATGCACCAAACAGCGGTGGCCTGAGTCCACTTTTTGGCCCACAACAGGTAGCCATGTTGAATCAACTGTCCCAGTTAAACCAGCTTTCTCAGATCTCCCAGTTACAG CGGTTGTTGGCTCAGCAGCAAAAAGTGCAGAATCAAAGAAGCATGCCTTCTGGTGGTCGtcaacagcaggagcagcag ggtcGATCTCTTAGTATGCAGCAACAGATGATGCAACAGTCCCGTCAGCTTGATCCAAACCTGTTAATGAAGCAGCAAACTCCACCCTCTCAACAGCAGTCACTCCATCAACCCACCATGAAATCTTTCCTTGAGAATGTCATACCCCATGCTACTCCTGAGCTACAGAAAGGGCCATCACCAATAAATTCATTCAGCAGCTTCCCTATAG GCTTCAGTCCAATTTCTACTTCAGAAATTCCAG GAATGAACTCAAACTTGAATGTAAACATGGATATGAGCAGTATTAAAGAGCCACAGCAATCTCGATTGAGAAAATGGACTACAGTAGACAGCATTTCTGTGAACACATCTTTAGAGCAAAACTCCAGCAAACATG GTGCTATTTCAAGTGGTTTTAGGCTGGAAGAGTCTCCGTTTGTTCCATATGACTTTATGAACAGCAGTACTTCACCAGCCAGTCCTCCTGGATCTATTGGGGACGGCTGGCCCCGTGCCAAATCGCCTAATGGCTCTAGCAGTGTTAACTGGCCACCAG AATTTCGTCCTGGTGAGCCATGGAAAGGTTATCCAAACATCGACCCTGAAACTGACCCTTACGTCACTCCTGGCAGTGTCATAAACAATCTTTCAATTAATACTGTGCGGGAAGTTGACCACCTCAGGGACAGGAACAGTG GGTCATCCTCATCTTTGAACACCACGCTGCCTTCAACTAGTGCCTGGTCATCCATTCGTGCCTCCAACTACAATGTTTCCCTCAGCAGTACAGCACAAAGCACTTCAG TAGCCAGAAACAGTGATTCCAAATCAACATGGTCTCCTGGATCAGTCACTAACACCTCTCTGGCTCATGAGCTGTGGAAGGTCCCTTTGCCACCTAAAAGCATCACTGCTCCATCCCGCCCACCTCCAGGGCTAACAGGCCAGAAACCACCTTTGTCCACTTGGGATAATTCCCTTCGTTTGGGTGGAGGATGGGGAAATTCTGATGCCAGATATACCCCTG gtTCAAGCTGGGGTGAGAGCAGCTCAGGGAGAATAACAAATTGGCTTGTTCTGAAGAACCTTACACCTCAG ATCGATGGCTCAACCCTGCGTACTCTGTGCATGCAGCACGGTCCACTAATAACATTCCACCTTAACCTCCCACATGGTAATGCTTTGGTCCGTTACAGTTCAAAAGAAGAGGTAGTGAAGGCACAAAAATCTCTGCACat GTGTGTTTTAGGGAACACTACTATTCTTGCTGAGTTTGCCAGTGAAGAGGAGATTAGTCGCTTCTTTGCACAAGGCCAGTCTCTGACTCCGTCTCCTGGCTGGCAATCTCTTGGATCCAGCCAGAACCGACTCGGATCCATTGATGGTTCCCATTCGTTCTCAAACCGTAATGATCTAAATCACTGGAATGGTGCTGGGCTGTCGGGAACTAGCAGTGGAGACCTTCATGGCACTTCACTTTGGGGGAGCCCCAGCTATTCCACGAGCCTGTGGGGCACCCCGAGCAGCAATGACACCAGGGGAATTAGCAGCCCATCCCCCATCAACACTTTCCTTTCTGTTGACCACCTAGGTGGAGGTGGAGAGTCCATGTAa